From Salvelinus sp. IW2-2015 linkage group LG2, ASM291031v2, whole genome shotgun sequence, one genomic window encodes:
- the lypd6 gene encoding ly6/PLAUR domain-containing protein 6, whose translation MEPWPAVAWVLLLTVIADWLKTAQSKDFTEQDIIYLHPSTTPFPGGFKCFTCEEAPDNYECNRWAPDLYCPQETRYCYTLHKMDVEGDSVSVTKRCVALEDCLSTGCSEEDHEGNKVCTACCEGNICNLPLPWNETEAVFATTSPLSGTTGIPQSYRLISCLLFLTLLISSYV comes from the exons ATGGAACCCTGGCCTGCAGTGGCCTGGGTCCTACTGCTGACGGTCAtcgctgattggctgaaaacTGCCCAATCAAAGGACTTTACAGAACAGGACATCATCTACCTCCATCCCTCAA CCACTCCGTTCCCAGGCGGGTTCAAGTGCTTCACATGTGAGGAGGCACCTGACAACTACGAGTGTAATCGCTGGGCGCCAGACCTGTACTGCCCACAAG AGACCAGATATTGTTACACGCTTCACAAGATGGACGTGGAGGGGGACAGTGTTTCCGTGACAAAGCGTTGTGTGGCTCTGGAGGACTGCCTCTCTACTGGATGCTCTGAAGAAGACCATGAAGGAAACAAG GTCTGTACAGCGTGCTGTGAGGGCAATATCTGTAACCTTCCTCTCCCCTGGAATGAGACGGAGGCCGTGTTCGCCACCACCTCACCTCTCAGCGGCACCACAGGAATCCCACAGAGCTACAGACTAATATCCTGCCTCCTTTTCCTCACCCTCCTCATCTCCAGCTATGtttga
- the mmadhcb gene encoding metabolism of cobalamin associated Db, with protein MASVLCSRARLVTYLPGLHVLVRRIAGTNQRTFSGAGSSGSDEPCVAVTPPDLGPRTVWPDDSMGPFGPQDQRFQLPGNSGFDCHLEGTAEQKIKGPVHRTVPDVLTVPSSSERHEFILAQFVGEFQGKEADPPEQIVNRAEQYFDNSNVECAIQSCPELLKKDFESMFPEAPNNAMTVVTVTQKTQNDMTAWCEEVDKERELMLDKFVAGAKEICYALRTEGFWADFIDPSSGLAFFGSYTNNTLFETDERYRNLGFSIEDLGCCKVIRHALWGTHVFVGTVFTSAPPHSLIMKKLQGN; from the exons ATGGCCAGT GTGCTCTGTAGCAGAGCCAGGCTGGTGACTTACCTGCCAGGGCTTCATGTACTGGTCCGGCGGATTGCTGGAACCAACCAGAGAACATTCTCTGGTGCTGGATCATCTGGCTCTGATGAGCCTTGTGTAGCAGTCACACCCCCTGACCTTG GACCCAGGACAGTTTGGCCAGATGATAGTATGGGTCCGTTCGGGCCTCAGGACCAGCGCTTCCAACTGCCAGGTAACTCAGGCTTTGACTGCCACCTGGAAGGCACAGCAGAACAGAAGATTAAAGGCCCAGTCCACCGGACAGTTCCCGACGTGCTGACTGTTCCCTCCAGCAGCGAGAGGCATGAGTTCATCCTTGCCCAATTTGTCGGCGAGTTCCAA GGGAAAGAGGCTGATCCCCCTGAACAAATAGTCAACCGAGCAGAACAGTACTTTGATAACTCCAATGTAGAGTGTGCGATACAGTCTTGCCCTGAGCTGCTGAAGAAAG ATTTTGAGTCAATGTTCCCTGAGGCCCCTAACAACGCCATGACGGTTGTCACGGTGACCCAGAAGACTCAGAACGACATGACAGCGTGGTGTGAGGAGGTGGACAAAGAGAGGGAGTTGATGCTAGACAAA TTTGTTGCCGGTGCCAAGGAAATCTGTTATGCCCTGAGGACAGAAGGCTTCTGGGCTGACTTCATAGACCCATCCTCAGGCCTGGCA TTCTTTGGGTCGTACACCAACAACACACTGTTTGAGACAGATGAGAGGTACCGTAACCTGGGCTTTAGCATCGAGGACCTGGGCTGCTGCAAAGTCATCCGCCACGCATTGTGGGGGACGCATGTTTTCGTGGGGACAGTTTTCACCAGCGCACCTCCCCATAGCCTTATCATGAAAAAGCTGCAAGGGAACTAA